Proteins co-encoded in one Centropristis striata isolate RG_2023a ecotype Rhode Island chromosome 24, C.striata_1.0, whole genome shotgun sequence genomic window:
- the fbxo3 gene encoding F-box only protein 3 isoform X1, whose product MAANAELRMDQLPSDPLLHVLSFLGFRDLIHCSFVSRRLNELSKHNPLWKFLCSKHWLLTDADRLQSGVSWYFLFRQYYTDLGRYMQYYPVLKRAWEQLKSFLQLKCPRMIASLKEGATEVELNDIEAQIGCRLPDDYRCSYRIHNGQKLVIPGLMGSMSLSNHYRSEVLLDVETAAGGFQQRKGMRRCLPLTFCFHTGLSQYMALEPAEGRRMFESFYPCPDQTAQDPSAIDMFITGSCFLEWFTAYVHNVVTGEYPIIRDQIFRYVHDKGCVATTGDITVSVSTSFLPELSSVHPPHFFFTYRIRIEMASGASPEAACQLDSRYWKITTSDGNVEEVQGPGVVGEFPVMTPGKVHEYASCTTFSTPSEYMEGHYTFHRLANKEEVFHVAIPRFHMVCPPFREPLVRTQKAASSFTPRFGDNDHDDDGEYCDGDGDDFGDLRGINMAALEGAWCPRHI is encoded by the exons ATGGCAGCTAACGCGGAGCTCCGGATGGATCAGCTCCCTTCAGACCCGCTGCTGCACGTCTTATCCTTCCTGGGCTTCAGGGACCTGATCCA tTGTAGTTTTGTCAGCAGGAGGCTGAACGAGTTGTCCAAACACAACCCGCTGTGGAAGTTTCTCTGCTCCAAACACTGGCTGCTGACCGA TGCGGACCGGCTGCAGAGTGGCGTGTCCTGGTACTTCCTGTTTAGACAGTACTACACAGACCTGGGCCGCTACATGCAGTACTACCCGGTACTGAAGAGAGCCTGGGAGCAGCTGAAGAGCTTCCTGCAGCTCAAGTGTCCGCGTATGATCGCATCACTCAAAG AGGGCGCCACAGAGGTGGAGCTGAACGACATCGAGGCTCAGATCGGCTGCAGACTTCCAGACGACTATCGCTGCTCATACCGCATCCACAATGGCCAGAAGCTGGTGATCCCAGG GCTGATGGGCAGCATGTCCCTATCTAACCACTACCGGTCGGAGGTGCTGCTGGATGTAGAGACTGCAGCAGGCGGGTTCCAGCAGAGGAAGGGAATGAGGCGCTGCCTGCCGCTCACCTTCTGCTTCCACACCGGGCTGAGCCAGTACATGGCTCTGGAGCCCGCCGAGGGCCGCAGGATGTTCGAGAGCTTCTACCCTTGCCCC GATCAGACAGCTCAGGATCCTTCAGCCATCGACATGTTCATTACAG GTTCCTGTTTCTTAGAGTGGTTCACAGCGTACGTCCACAATGTGGTCACCGGAGAATATCCCATAATCAGAGATCAGATCTTCAG GTATGTCCACGATAAGGGCTGCGTGGCAACCACCGGAGACATCACCGTCTCCGTTTCTACCTCCTTCCTGCCCGAGCTGTCCTCCGTCCACCCGCCGCACTTCTTCTTCACCTACCGCATCAg AATAGAGATGGCGAGCGGCGCGTCGCCTGAAGCCGCCTGTCAGCTCGACAGCCGTTACTGGAAGATCACCACCTCCGATGGGAACGTGGAGGAAGTGCAGGGTCCCGGCGTGGTCG GAGAGTTTCCCGTCATGACGCCTGGGAAAGTCCACGAATACGCCAGCTGCACCACCTTCTCTACACCATCCGAGTACATGGAGGGTCACTACACCTTCCACAGACTGG CTAATAAAGAGGAAGTTTTCCACGTGGCCATCCCTCGCTTCCACATGGTCTGCCCGCCATTCAGAGAGCCGCTGGTCCGAACg CAGAAGGCAGCGAGCAGTTTCACGCCTCGCTTTGGTGACAACGACCACGACGACGATGGCGAGTACTGCGACGGAGACGGCGACGACTTCGGCGACCTGAGAGGGATCAACATGGCCGCCCTGGAGGGAGCGTGGTGCCCCCGACACATCTGA
- the f2 gene encoding prothrombin has protein sequence MVDPTLKPASVLLLVLLHGCLAEHVFLGSQQAAQVLHRSRRANQLFEEVKPGNLERECVEEICDHEEAREVFEQADKTANFWAKYLDCQGTQAKRTQDNINKVRECIEGQCVFGSSVNYAGDVNITQSGRQCQYWSSSFPHPIMREFNASEPGSVLQENFCRNPDNRPEGPWCFTRDPMVPKETCRVPTCGEAFVPSTLAPEPNKTGDCMRKYGIDYVGDLAVTLGGHTCLQWSSPEAKALSVDKEFIPEVLLPGNKCRNPDNDPEGPWCYVAVDGNVTVDYCDLQLCEDSLTEEYLTGDPEGQERSVLKPAKKTFFNPRTFGTGESECGMRPLFEKQARKDSKENELLESYVQGRIVGGDEAEKASAPWQVMLYKRSPQELLCGASLISDQWILTAAHCILYPPWNKNFTSKDILVRLGKHNRAKFERGTEKIVAISDIIVHPKYNWRTNLNRDIALLHLRRPVTFTDEIHPVCLPTRKVAMTLMTQGFKGRVTGWGNLGETWSPSARNLPTVLQQIHLPIVDQSICRRSTSVKITDNMFCAGYKPEDAQRGDACEGDSGGPFVMKYPAEDRWYQMGIVSWGEGCDRDGKYGFYTHLFRMSRWMKKVISNTGNDDNNDDE, from the exons ATGGTGGACCCAACACTGAAACCAGCTTCTGTTCTCCTGCTGGTTCTGCTGCATGGCTGCCTGGCAGAACACG ttttcCTCGGAAGCCAGCAGGCGGCGCAAGTGCTGCACAGGAGCCGTCGAGCCAATCAGCTGTTTGAGGAGGTGAAACCAG GAAACctggagagagagtgtgtggaAGAAATCTGTGACCATGAAGAAGCAAGAGAAGTGTTCGAACAAGCGGATAAAACA GCAAACTTCTGGGCAAAGTATCTCG acTGTCAAGGAACTCAGGCGAAGAGAACACAAGACAACATCAATAAAGTCAGAGAGTGTATAGAag gtcagtgtgtttttggttCGAGTGTGAACTATGCAGGTGACGTCAACATCACACAATCAGGAAGACAGTGTCAATACTGGAGTTCCAGCTTCCCACATCCCATAATGAG GGAGTTCAACGCTTCAGAACCAGGCAGCGTCCTTCAGGAGAACTTCTGTAGAAACCCAGACAACCGTCCGGAGGGGCCATGGTGTTTCACCAGAGACCCGATGGTCCCGAAAGAAACCTGCAGGGTCCCGACATGTG GTGAGGCCTTTGTTCCGTCCACTCTGGCCCCTGAACCAAACAAAACCGGCGACTGTATGCGAAAATATGGCATTGACTACGTTGGTGATCTGGCAGTCACATTGGGAGGACACACCTGTCTGCAGTGGTCATCACCGGAGGCGAAGGCCCTCAGTGTGGACAAGGAGTTCATCCCTGAGGTCCTTCTGCCGGGCAACAAGTGCCGTAACCCCGACAATGACCCCGAGGGACCCTGGTGCTACGTGGCGGTCGACGGTAACGTGACTGTCGACTACTGcgacctgcagctctgtg aggACTCATTGACCGAGGAGTATCTGACCGGAGATCCGGAAGGTCAGGAGCGATCCGTCTTGAAACCTGCAAAGAAAACGTTTTTCAACCCTCGAACCTTCGGAACAGGAGAGAGCG AATGTGGAATGCGCCCCCTGTTTGAAAAGCAGGCAAGAAAGGACTCAAAGGAGAACGAGCTGCTGGAGTCCTATGTACAAGGACGCATCGTTGGAGGTGATGAAGCCGAGAAGGCCTCTGCGCCATG GCAGGTGATGCTGTATAAGCGCAGCCCACAGGAGCTGCTGTGTGGAGCCAGTCTGATCAGCGACCAGTGGATCCTCACTGCAGCTCACTGCATCCTCTACCCGCCCTGGAACAAGAACTTCACGTCCAAGGACATCCTGGTCCGACTGGGAAAACACAACAGGGCCAA GTTTGAGCGTGGCACTGAGAAGATCGTGGCCATCAGTGATATTATCGTCCACCCAAAGTACAACTGGAGGACAAATCTGAACCGTGACATCGCTCTGCTGCATCTGAGACGACCGGTCACCTTTACCGACGAGATCCACCCGGTCTGCCTGCCCACCAGGAAGGTCGCCATGAC TCTGATGACTCAAGGCTTTAAGGGTCGAGTGACCGGTTGGGGGAACCTGGGGGAAACCTGGAGCCCCTCAGCAAGAAATTTACCCACAGTTCTCCAGCAAATCCACCTGCCAATTGTGGACCAGTCCATCTGCCGCAGGTCCACATCAGTCAAGATCACTGACAACATGTTCTGTGCTG GTTATAAACCAGAGGATGCCCAACGTGGAGATGCCTGTGAGGGAGACAGCGGTGGACCGTTTGTGATgaag TACCCGGCAGAGGATCGCTGGTATCAGATGGGCATCGTGTCGTGGGGTGAAGGCTGCGACCGAGATGGAAAGTATGGCTTCTACACTCACCTGTTCAGGATGAGCAGGTGGATGAAGAAAGTGATCTCCAATACGGGAAATGACGACAATAATGACGACGAATAG
- the fbxo3 gene encoding F-box only protein 3 isoform X2 gives MAANAELRMDQLPSDPLLHVLSFLGFRDLIHCSFVSRRLNELSKHNPLWKFLCSKHWLLTDADRLQSGVSWYFLFRQYYTDLGRYMQYYPVLKRAWEQLKSFLQLKCPRMIASLKEGATEVELNDIEAQIGCRLPDDYRCSYRIHNGQKLVIPGLMGSMSLSNHYRSEVLLDVETAAGGFQQRKGMRRCLPLTFCFHTGLSQYMALEPAEGRRMFESFYPCPDQTAQDPSAIDMFITGSCFLEWFTAYVHNVVTGEYPIIRDQIFRYVHDKGCVATTGDITVSVSTSFLPELSSVHPPHFFFTYRIRIEMASGASPEAACQLDSRYWKITTSDGNVEEVQGPGVVGEFPVMTPGKVHEYASCTTFSTPSEYMEGHYTFHRLANKEEVFHVAIPRFHMVCPPFREPLVRTKAASSFTPRFGDNDHDDDGEYCDGDGDDFGDLRGINMAALEGAWCPRHI, from the exons ATGGCAGCTAACGCGGAGCTCCGGATGGATCAGCTCCCTTCAGACCCGCTGCTGCACGTCTTATCCTTCCTGGGCTTCAGGGACCTGATCCA tTGTAGTTTTGTCAGCAGGAGGCTGAACGAGTTGTCCAAACACAACCCGCTGTGGAAGTTTCTCTGCTCCAAACACTGGCTGCTGACCGA TGCGGACCGGCTGCAGAGTGGCGTGTCCTGGTACTTCCTGTTTAGACAGTACTACACAGACCTGGGCCGCTACATGCAGTACTACCCGGTACTGAAGAGAGCCTGGGAGCAGCTGAAGAGCTTCCTGCAGCTCAAGTGTCCGCGTATGATCGCATCACTCAAAG AGGGCGCCACAGAGGTGGAGCTGAACGACATCGAGGCTCAGATCGGCTGCAGACTTCCAGACGACTATCGCTGCTCATACCGCATCCACAATGGCCAGAAGCTGGTGATCCCAGG GCTGATGGGCAGCATGTCCCTATCTAACCACTACCGGTCGGAGGTGCTGCTGGATGTAGAGACTGCAGCAGGCGGGTTCCAGCAGAGGAAGGGAATGAGGCGCTGCCTGCCGCTCACCTTCTGCTTCCACACCGGGCTGAGCCAGTACATGGCTCTGGAGCCCGCCGAGGGCCGCAGGATGTTCGAGAGCTTCTACCCTTGCCCC GATCAGACAGCTCAGGATCCTTCAGCCATCGACATGTTCATTACAG GTTCCTGTTTCTTAGAGTGGTTCACAGCGTACGTCCACAATGTGGTCACCGGAGAATATCCCATAATCAGAGATCAGATCTTCAG GTATGTCCACGATAAGGGCTGCGTGGCAACCACCGGAGACATCACCGTCTCCGTTTCTACCTCCTTCCTGCCCGAGCTGTCCTCCGTCCACCCGCCGCACTTCTTCTTCACCTACCGCATCAg AATAGAGATGGCGAGCGGCGCGTCGCCTGAAGCCGCCTGTCAGCTCGACAGCCGTTACTGGAAGATCACCACCTCCGATGGGAACGTGGAGGAAGTGCAGGGTCCCGGCGTGGTCG GAGAGTTTCCCGTCATGACGCCTGGGAAAGTCCACGAATACGCCAGCTGCACCACCTTCTCTACACCATCCGAGTACATGGAGGGTCACTACACCTTCCACAGACTGG CTAATAAAGAGGAAGTTTTCCACGTGGCCATCCCTCGCTTCCACATGGTCTGCCCGCCATTCAGAGAGCCGCTGGTCCGAACg AAGGCAGCGAGCAGTTTCACGCCTCGCTTTGGTGACAACGACCACGACGACGATGGCGAGTACTGCGACGGAGACGGCGACGACTTCGGCGACCTGAGAGGGATCAACATGGCCGCCCTGGAGGGAGCGTGGTGCCCCCGACACATCTGA